From the Oncorhynchus nerka isolate Pitt River linkage group LG20, Oner_Uvic_2.0, whole genome shotgun sequence genome, one window contains:
- the LOC115118269 gene encoding uncharacterized protein LOC115118269 — MDILLPYLLLILWALNVASSLLNKHVEHRNPFALRACCKRQSHFVYIGQDISGNPVSVDVGMCRTHCGGEQSRTSHEAGLQQGYSKHSSMLEYLRSKKVRVHKPTTPISAKGSGQVTSCGVNHNCEPTGVRVDQMLLFKGPREVEVIEECHCENKLTQCVRVPALKTYFFKTPYETVIDVGSCSGSKGSPDGFSCVPTKFDSALVKTPNKVDLVQTVEVCELSKSCYRVPYMEYYYEIVYDANGVKEEKLKEIDVGRCLGGCTTGNRCLLRSHSDSEVCYLWAERPTNSCVPRGYDSHMSLNQHGQIHTVLSISSCFCQS, encoded by the exons ATGGATATACTGCTGCCCTACCTACTGCTCATTCTGTGGGCTCTCAACGTAGCCT CTTCCTTGTTGAACAAACATGTGGAGCACAGGAACCCGTTTGCACTGAGAGCCTGCTGCAAGAGACagagccactttgtttacatcgGCCAAG ACATCTCTGGTAATCCTGTGAGTGTGGATGTGGGGATGTGCAGGACCCACTGTGGGGGAGAACAAAGCAGGACATCACATGAggctggactacagcagggctatTCCAAACATTCCTCCATGTTGGAATACCTCAGGAGCAAAAAA GTAAGGGTCCACAAACCTACCACTCCAATCAGTGCCAAGGGTTCTGGTCAGGTTACGTCCTGCGGGGTGAACCATAACTGTGAGCCGACCGGGGTGAGGGTGGACCAGATGCTGCTGTTCAAGGGTCCCCGGGAGGTGGAGGTCATAGAGGAATGCCACTGTGAAAACAAACTGACCCAATGTGTCCGGGTTCCGGCGCTCAAAACCTACTTCTTTAAGACCCCATACGAGACTGTCATCGACGTGGGAAGCTGTTCGGGTTCGAAAGGTTCTCCAG ATGGGTTCTCCTGCGTGCCCACTAAATTTGACTCGGCCTTGGTGAAGACCCCTAACAAGGTAGACCTGGTCCAGACAGTGGAGGTCTGTGAGCTGAGTAAGAGCTGCTATAGAGTTCCCTACATGGAGTACTACTATGAAATAGTCTATGATGCTAACGGAGTCAAAGAGGAGAAACTCAAG GAAATAGACGTGGGCAGATGTTTAGGAGGCTGCACCACAGGAAACCGCTGTCTTCTCAG GAGCCACTCTGATTCTGAAGTGTGCTATCTGTGGGCAGAGAGACCCACCAACTCTTGTGTCCCTCGGGGCTACGACAGCCACATGTCCCTCAACCAGCATGGCCAGATCCATACagttctctccatctcctcttgtTTCTGTCAGTCCTGA